The following nucleotide sequence is from Halobacillus mangrovi.
GAGCAGCCTCGTCGTTGCATGCCTTTCCAAATACATCCCGAAGCGGTGTATGCTGGGTAAGTAAATAACTTTGCCGATAAGCTTCATAATTCTCTAATTTTGCTTGATAAGCTTTTTGGAGTCCTTCTTGGTAGCTGTCGAAACCTGTTTTATTGATTTCATATTCAGGTTGGTTTCCTGTAAGTGAGACGTACAGATTAGTGAAATGGTTCAAATGGTTCTTTTCCTCTTCTATCGTCTGTAAAATTTCATTTTTATGATTTTGACTTGGTGCAGCATTAGCTAACCGACTACATAAATCAATCGATTCCGCTTCCCCTTTGATTCCAGTAAGTAAAGCTTCTATGACTTGCTCGTTGTTTTCTGACCTGTAATAGGAGTCATTAATAGGAACGTTAACGTAATAAGGATTTTGATACATAGGATTACCGTAGTACATTCAACTCATCCCTTTCGAAAATTTCTAGAAGTATCCTATGCATCATTGCCAGTGAATGTACTTCAATGCTTGGAAAGGTCCTTTTATGTAAAAAAAGAAATCACCTTTTATTGGTGATTTCTTTTAAGTGATCACGTCCCGCAAAACGTTTGGTATGGACGGTCTGATGGCTCAGGCAGCTTCGCGTATTCCTCCTGATCAGAAGAATGTGCATAAGGATCTGAAAGTACGTTTAGGAGCCGCTCCATGACACAATAATCTTCATGACTAACTGCGGCTTCTAAGGCTTCCTCCACCCTGTGGTTCCTCGGGATCACAGCAGGATTTGATTTTTTCATTAATTCTCGGGAAGACTCTTTAGATCCTTCTTGCCTCTCAAGCCTTTTCTTCCACTGCTCGTACCAATTTGTGAATTCCATTGTTTCATACATAGGGGTATTTTCTGGCTTATCAAAAGTTAACGCACGAAACGTATTCGTAAAGTCTGCCTTATGCTTTTGCATGATCCCGAGCAAGTCGTCGATCAGCGGTTCATCCTGACTCTTTTCATCTAAGAATCCGAGTTTAGCTCTCATACCCTTAAGCCAGTGACTATAATACAACTCATCGTACTCTTTGATGGCATCCTGAGCAATTTCTACCGCTTCATCCTGATCTTCATGGAAAAGCGGTAATAAAGTCTCCGCAAAGCGCGCAAGATTCCATTTTCCAATCGGCGGCTGATTTTGATACGCATAGCGGCCACGGATATCAATGGAACTGAATACAGTTTCCGGGTCATACTCATCCATAAATGCACAAGGACCATAATCAATGGTTTCTCCAGAGATCGTCATGTTATCCGTGTTCATGACGCCATGAATAAATCCGATCAGCTGCCATTTAGCAATCAATGCGGCCTGACGATTTAAGACTTTCCGGTAAAACGCAACATATTTATTCTCTTCTGTTTTTAGCTCTGGATAATGGCGCTCGATCGCATAGTCAGTCAACGCTCGAAGCTCCTCTTCTCCCTGTCCTCTCGCAAACTCAAACGTACCTATCCGTAAATGGCTGTCCGCTACTCGTGTCACAATGGCGCCAGGGAGTTCTATTTCACGAATGACCGGTTCGCCCGTTTTCACGACAGCAAGACTACGGTTCGTTGGAACACCTAAACCATGCATCGCTTCACTTATGATATACTCACGAAGCATTGGGCCAAGTGTGGCTCGACCATCGCCCGCACGTGAGTAAGGGGTGCGACCTGATCCTTTAAGCTGAATATCCTTTCGTTCTCCTGATGGTGTAATCTGTTCCCCAAGTAATACGGCCCGACCGTCTCCAAGCATCGTAAAATGCCCGAATTGATGGCCCGCATAAGCTTGGGCAATAGGAAGGGAGCCTTCAGGAACTTTGTTACCAGCCAGTACCTCTACACCAGCTTCCGTTTCCAGTTTCTCAACGTCCAATCCTAACTGTTCCGCTAACTGCTTATTGAAAACAACCAACTCCGGTGAATTCACAGGAGTCGGTGTAACTTTTGAAAAAAACATATCCGGAAGGCGGGCATAACTGTTGTCAAAATTCCATTCCGTCGCTAAGGTTTGCTTCTCTTTTGCCATATCGATCACCTTTTTATGATTTGACTTAATCGTAAAGAACACTCCATTAGCCTCTCTACTTCATTCTTTGATTATCCTCTTTTCTCTATCGTAGTCCCTTTATGTTAAAAATAAAAGTGCCTTGCACAGTATTACTGGGCAGGCACTTTTACCGTCAGTCGCGTTGGGAATGCTGATTTCCTTTTCTTACTTCTTCCACATTGGTATCACTGTAGATACTTGTGCCGCGTCCGCCAGTTGTTTTAGCCAATAGCTCTTTGACTTCATTATATGACAAGCCTGAACGTTCGTTTTGGCATTTGACTGCATCAATGTTCGTCCCTGAACTTGCGAATGTATCGTTCTTCAGATCATGACCAGGATGATTATGCTTTGTCATCTCAAGCACCTCCTGGTCTTAATCTTCTCGTTCCTTATCTTTTTATACGACGACTAGTTCCTATCCAAATAGAATCCCTTCTATCCTTCGTTATTAGACCGTCTGTTTTCAAATTTTGCAGAAAGAAAGCCTAAGACACCACCTAAAATTGCACCGCCTAGAACCTCAATCGGCTGGTGGCCTAACAACTCTTTTAATTCCTTTTCTCGTTCAACAAATTCGAAACTTGGAAAATCTCCGGCAATCTCAGCAAAGTTATCTTCCAGGTCGTTGACTAGCTGCGCAATTTCCCCCGTATGCCTGCGAATCCCCTGGGCATCGTACATGACAATCACACCAAAGGTGACAGCAAGCGCTGTTTCCGTATGACGTGACCCTTTATTGGATGCAATATAACTTGCCAGCGCGGAAACCCCTGCCGAGTGAGAGCTTGGCATCCCTCCAGTTGTCGCCACCTGCTTCACATCCCAATCTCCTGTCATCCTTTTATAGGTAATGATTTTTAATGCTTGTGCAATACCGATCGATGATAACGCCGTCAATAGTCCCCGGTTCATTTTTTGCATAATCGATTCCTCCATTCATTGCTTTCAACTTGAGCATTTCTTATTTGATTACCCTTGAGAGAATCATTTTATGCTACGGATCTGCACATTTATAAGAACGCATGGTCTTGAGGCAGACTTATGATCCTATCACTCCTGGCTAGTATAAAAGATGGGCATTTTACCAAGAATAGTTAAAAAACGACAGGAGTTTTATTATGGGAAAGGATCAGACTTTTCCACCTCACCTGAGCAAAGGTAAGTACAGTCATCTGAGCCTTTCAGGGGATGTGGAAAAAGACGTCAATCAGGTCGCCAAAAGTCTAGGGTATCCCCTTGACCTGGTCTCAAAAGTATACACATTCAAACATAATGCTTTTGCCGTTTGTTATATAGATGGAATGATTAGCAATGACGAGCTGGAGATGACGGTGATTCTCCCGCTTATGGACTGGTTCAAAGAACATCAGTCTCCATGGGACTTTGGAAAACGCGATTTCCAACAGCACATTCAACTCCCAAAAAAATTTAGTAGAACATCCGATTTTTCCAACATCCTGGACCAATTACTACGTGGAAGTGTCATCTTATTCGTTAAAAAAGGAGAAGAAGCCTTTATCACCGCTGATCAGCGGTGGGAAACGAGAGCAATCGAAGAACCAAGTTCCCAGACCATGATTAGAGGTCCAAGAGAAGGCTTTGTCGAAACACTTGCTATTAATACGACTTTAATTCGAAGACGCATCTCGAATCCAGCACTCAGGTTTAAACAATTTCTTATAGGTGAAATCACCCAGACGCCGGTCCTTATTGCTTACATTGAAGGCCTGGTTAACGAGGATGCGTTAGAGACCGCAGTAGAAAGATTGACTAATGTAAAGCCACGGGAAGTTTTTGAAACAGGGATGCTTGAGGAATTAATTGAAACGAAAGGCTACTCCCCTATACCAACACTTTCAAATACGGAACGCCCTGATGTTGTCAGTGCAGCGCTTGTGGAAGGAAAGCTGGCTATAATGATGGAAGGGACGCCTTTTGCCATCATTGGTCCGGTAACATTTATTTCCTATTTCCAAACCGCTGAGGATTATTACAACCGGTTTGATTTAGCCACCTTCATCCGAATTATTCGATTCATTGCATTTTGGATTTCTTTTGCATTGCCAGCGACGTATGTAGCTTTAACTACCTTTCATCAGGAATTAATTCCGACGAAATTATTGATCAGCTTGACAGCCCAGCGGGAGGGTATTCCATTCCCTGCATTAATTGAAGCTTTAGTAATGGAGACTGTATTCGAAATTCTTCGAGAAGCTGGAGTACGAATGCCCCGCCCCATCGGCCCCGCTGTTTCAATTGTAGGGGCGATCGTTATCGGAGAAGCTGCTGTATCAGCTGGACTCGTTTCCCCTGCAATTGTCATCGTTGTATCTTTAACAGCCATCGCGAGTTTCGCAAGCCCTTATTATTCGATTGCAGGGTCCTCTAGGATGCTTCGCTTTGTGCTCATGATTTTTGCTGCTACTTCAGGAATTTATGGCATGCTCATCTTTACTCTTGCCTTATGTATCCATTTGGTATCACTGGAATCATTGGGACAGCCCTACATGGCTCCATTCGCCCCTTTTTCCAAAAAGCAGCAAAAGGATACCTTTTTCCGTCTCCCTTTATGGTGGACGAGTCGTAAGAAAAGGAGAAACCAGGGGGCTTGATTCCTATGAAAATCTTTTATTTCTTTGTATTAGCAGTCAGTATTTTTCTAAGCGGATGCAGCGCTCAAAACGAACTGGATGAATTGCTCATCCTATCTGGGATTGGTATTGATGAGGGAGAAAATGGCGGGGTAAAAATCATCCTTAAAGCAACCAACCCGCAAGCCAATTCAAGTGGCCAAGAAACCGGAGGCAGCAATCAGGCTCCCAGTTATACGTTTGTTAGTGAAGGCAAAGATGTGATTGAAGCCTTTTCGAATGTGAACGAATTGCTTGGACGGAGGCCCTTTTTCGCTCATATATCAGCTCTGGTCGTAGGTGAGGGTTTTGCAAGAAACCAAGGCGTGAAAGAGTTAATAGACTATATGGAGAGGCATTATGAAATCAGGGACAGTTACTTGTTTTTTATAGCCAAGGGGGAAAAAGCAGAATCGATCATGAACTTATTTACTCCTATAGAAAATTCTTCAGTGTTTACTATTGATCGGATGGTCAGTATAGCCGGAGAAGCTCATGGTATGAAGGATGGCATCAAACTGGAGGATTTTATTAAATGGAGTTTTGGGGACAATCGTGACCCTGTAGCTCTTGGTGTCGAGAAAGTTGATGTTGAAGTTCAATCTACAAATGCAGAAGTGCTGAATAACATTGAAGGTAATAAAAATGCCGTACGGTTAACAGGTGTAGCTGCATTTAAAAATAACCATCTGGTGGACTGGCTCACGGGAAAAGAGACCCAGAGTTTCGCGATTCTCACCAATCATACAGGCCAGACATTGACCTATTCCGTTCCCTGTAGTGA
It contains:
- a CDS encoding protein adenylyltransferase SelO, with product MAKEKQTLATEWNFDNSYARLPDMFFSKVTPTPVNSPELVVFNKQLAEQLGLDVEKLETEAGVEVLAGNKVPEGSLPIAQAYAGHQFGHFTMLGDGRAVLLGEQITPSGERKDIQLKGSGRTPYSRAGDGRATLGPMLREYIISEAMHGLGVPTNRSLAVVKTGEPVIREIELPGAIVTRVADSHLRIGTFEFARGQGEEELRALTDYAIERHYPELKTEENKYVAFYRKVLNRQAALIAKWQLIGFIHGVMNTDNMTISGETIDYGPCAFMDEYDPETVFSSIDIRGRYAYQNQPPIGKWNLARFAETLLPLFHEDQDEAVEIAQDAIKEYDELYYSHWLKGMRAKLGFLDEKSQDEPLIDDLLGIMQKHKADFTNTFRALTFDKPENTPMYETMEFTNWYEQWKKRLERQEGSKESSRELMKKSNPAVIPRNHRVEEALEAAVSHEDYCVMERLLNVLSDPYAHSSDQEEYAKLPEPSDRPYQTFCGT
- a CDS encoding divergent PAP2 family protein is translated as MQKMNRGLLTALSSIGIAQALKIITYKRMTGDWDVKQVATTGGMPSSHSAGVSALASYIASNKGSRHTETALAVTFGVIVMYDAQGIRRHTGEIAQLVNDLEDNFAEIAGDFPSFEFVEREKELKELLGHQPIEVLGGAILGGVLGFLSAKFENRRSNNEG
- a CDS encoding spore germination protein; protein product: MGKDQTFPPHLSKGKYSHLSLSGDVEKDVNQVAKSLGYPLDLVSKVYTFKHNAFAVCYIDGMISNDELEMTVILPLMDWFKEHQSPWDFGKRDFQQHIQLPKKFSRTSDFSNILDQLLRGSVILFVKKGEEAFITADQRWETRAIEEPSSQTMIRGPREGFVETLAINTTLIRRRISNPALRFKQFLIGEITQTPVLIAYIEGLVNEDALETAVERLTNVKPREVFETGMLEELIETKGYSPIPTLSNTERPDVVSAALVEGKLAIMMEGTPFAIIGPVTFISYFQTAEDYYNRFDLATFIRIIRFIAFWISFALPATYVALTTFHQELIPTKLLISLTAQREGIPFPALIEALVMETVFEILREAGVRMPRPIGPAVSIVGAIVIGEAAVSAGLVSPAIVIVVSLTAIASFASPYYSIAGSSRMLRFVLMIFAATSGIYGMLIFTLALCIHLVSLESLGQPYMAPFAPFSKKQQKDTFFRLPLWWTSRKKRRNQGA
- a CDS encoding Ger(x)C family spore germination protein; amino-acid sequence: MKIFYFFVLAVSIFLSGCSAQNELDELLILSGIGIDEGENGGVKIILKATNPQANSSGQETGGSNQAPSYTFVSEGKDVIEAFSNVNELLGRRPFFAHISALVVGEGFARNQGVKELIDYMERHYEIRDSYLFFIAKGEKAESIMNLFTPIENSSVFTIDRMVSIAGEAHGMKDGIKLEDFIKWSFGDNRDPVALGVEKVDVEVQSTNAEVLNNIEGNKNAVRLTGVAAFKNNHLVDWLTGKETQSFAILTNHTGQTLTYSVPCSEGEGTIGFSLKEMKKDFKPKLQKGKLTYDINLRAQITLKGFTCPMKLSTNQGVEELQQIVNKTLEKDLTSSIEKAQELQLDYFGIRNQLFRNETKQWEKVKDDWENLYKNMEINTQVHVYLESPGARVDNNEEKK